Proteins encoded by one window of Corynebacterium amycolatum:
- the polA gene encoding DNA polymerase I — protein MLIDGHSMAFRAFFALPVDNFSTTGGQTTNAVYGFLSMLSNILSEEKPTHVAVAFDVARETFRNEIFPEYKAQREKTPEEFRGQVPLIQQVLKEMGIVTLEKDNYEADDIIATLATQAKPEGFETLIVTGDRDSFQLVNDTTTVLYPMRGVTTLHRFTPAAIEKKYGLTPTQYPDFAALRGDPSDNLPGIPGVGEKTATKWIVQYGTLENLIDHADEIRGKVGDNFRERVANVQLNRDITEMVKDLPLPYGPNELELRPADAQGIIDFFDRLEFGDNLRERVFRTLSIEGAGVTASTSDSATKLEAVSLDDGALAVWLDELHEPAALQVGEHTLMIGSADEKGKTSSQAVSLDLGELSAEDADTLREWLAGDHPKLVHDCKSAMHALWNYGFELAGVIHDTFLAAYLLRPSQRSYSLDNVVQRHLGQTLSQADGQMTLLDGPAEDASHVAAVIDLAERLAVELDEAGLYSVYADLEVPLAPVLGRMERVGIAVDVDALEELHKQAQAATDEAESEARNLVDKPELNLGSPKQLQEVLFDQLGMPKTKKTKTGYSTAAKEIEGLAKVNPHPFLDYLLKFRESQKMKSTVEGLIKAVADDGRIHTTFNQTVAATGRLSSTEPNLQNIPVRTEFGRRIREAFVVGDGYAQLITADYSQIEMRVMAHLSQDPGLIEAYRQGEDLHNYVGSKVFGVGIDEVTPELRRRVKAMSYGLAYGLSAFGLAQQLDIPQREAKKLMEDYFERFGGVRDYLHKVVEQARKDGFTATMFDRRRYLPELNADNRIARDNAERAALNSPIQGSAADIIKIAMLRVDDALRRGGLRSRVLLQVHDELVVEVADGEEAAIKELLHREMDSAAELLVPLDVSIGAGVNWDAAAH, from the coding sequence ATGCTTATCGACGGTCATTCCATGGCCTTCCGCGCGTTCTTTGCCCTTCCGGTGGATAATTTCTCAACCACCGGCGGTCAGACAACGAACGCGGTGTACGGCTTCCTTTCTATGCTGTCCAATATCCTCAGCGAGGAAAAACCCACGCACGTGGCGGTCGCCTTCGATGTCGCCCGCGAGACCTTCCGCAACGAGATTTTCCCGGAGTATAAGGCCCAGCGTGAGAAGACTCCTGAGGAATTCCGTGGTCAGGTGCCGCTTATTCAACAGGTGCTGAAAGAGATGGGCATCGTCACGCTGGAAAAGGACAACTACGAGGCCGACGACATTATCGCGACGTTGGCTACCCAGGCCAAGCCTGAGGGCTTCGAAACGCTCATCGTCACCGGCGACCGCGACTCATTCCAGTTGGTCAATGACACCACCACGGTGCTCTATCCAATGCGCGGCGTCACCACGCTGCATCGCTTCACGCCTGCGGCTATTGAGAAAAAGTACGGTCTAACGCCGACTCAGTACCCGGACTTCGCGGCCCTCCGTGGCGACCCTTCCGACAATCTCCCGGGCATTCCAGGGGTCGGCGAGAAAACCGCGACGAAGTGGATCGTTCAGTACGGCACACTGGAAAACCTCATCGATCACGCCGACGAAATCCGCGGCAAAGTCGGCGACAACTTCCGCGAGCGCGTCGCAAATGTCCAGCTGAACCGTGACATCACCGAAATGGTCAAGGACCTGCCCTTGCCGTACGGTCCGAACGAGCTCGAGCTCCGGCCCGCTGATGCCCAGGGAATCATCGACTTCTTCGACCGCCTCGAATTCGGCGATAACCTCCGCGAGCGCGTCTTCCGCACCCTTTCTATCGAAGGCGCGGGCGTCACCGCCTCCACCAGTGACAGCGCGACAAAGCTCGAGGCTGTCTCGCTTGACGACGGCGCCCTGGCTGTCTGGCTCGATGAACTGCACGAGCCGGCCGCGTTGCAGGTCGGGGAGCATACTTTGATGATTGGCTCCGCTGATGAGAAGGGCAAGACCTCCAGTCAGGCCGTTTCTCTCGACCTCGGCGAGCTATCCGCAGAAGATGCCGACACACTGCGCGAGTGGCTCGCAGGCGACCACCCGAAGCTGGTGCATGACTGTAAATCGGCCATGCATGCGCTCTGGAACTATGGCTTCGAGCTGGCGGGGGTTATCCACGACACTTTCTTGGCCGCGTACCTGCTGCGCCCAAGTCAGCGCAGTTACAGCTTGGACAACGTCGTCCAGCGGCACCTGGGGCAGACTCTTTCGCAGGCCGACGGTCAGATGACCCTGCTCGATGGCCCGGCCGAAGACGCTTCCCATGTCGCCGCCGTTATCGACCTGGCTGAACGACTGGCGGTCGAACTCGACGAGGCCGGGCTCTACAGTGTGTACGCCGACCTGGAAGTTCCGCTTGCTCCAGTGCTTGGCCGGATGGAACGCGTCGGTATCGCTGTGGATGTCGATGCGCTCGAGGAGCTTCACAAGCAGGCGCAGGCGGCTACCGATGAGGCGGAGAGTGAGGCTCGCAACCTCGTCGATAAGCCTGAGCTGAATCTCGGATCGCCGAAGCAGTTGCAAGAAGTCCTGTTTGACCAGCTGGGAATGCCCAAGACGAAGAAGACGAAGACTGGCTATTCCACGGCGGCGAAGGAAATTGAGGGGCTGGCGAAGGTCAACCCGCATCCGTTCCTGGATTACCTGCTGAAGTTCCGCGAGTCGCAGAAGATGAAGTCGACCGTGGAAGGATTGATTAAGGCCGTCGCTGATGATGGCCGTATTCATACGACCTTTAATCAAACGGTCGCGGCGACGGGGCGCCTGTCGTCGACGGAGCCGAATCTGCAGAATATTCCGGTGCGCACGGAGTTCGGGCGACGGATTCGTGAGGCGTTCGTGGTGGGCGATGGCTATGCGCAGCTGATTACCGCGGACTACTCGCAGATTGAGATGCGTGTGATGGCGCACCTGTCGCAGGATCCGGGGCTGATTGAGGCCTACCGACAGGGCGAGGATCTGCATAACTACGTCGGCTCGAAGGTCTTCGGTGTCGGCATTGATGAGGTCACGCCCGAGCTGCGTCGTCGTGTGAAGGCGATGAGCTACGGTCTGGCTTACGGTCTGAGCGCTTTTGGTCTGGCTCAGCAGCTGGATATCCCGCAGCGCGAGGCGAAGAAGCTCATGGAGGACTACTTCGAGCGCTTCGGCGGCGTGCGCGATTACCTGCACAAGGTTGTTGAGCAGGCGCGCAAGGACGGCTTTACGGCCACGATGTTCGATCGGCGCCGCTACCTGCCGGAGCTCAACGCCGACAACCGCATCGCTCGCGATAACGCGGAACGCGCGGCATTGAACTCGCCGATTCAGGGGTCCGCTGCAGACATTATTAAGATTGCGATGCTCCGGGTCGACGATGCTTTACGACGCGGCGGGTTGCGCTCGCGTGTCCTCCTGCAGGTTCATGACGAACTGGTTGTGGAAGTTGCAGATGGGGAAGAGGCGGCAATCAAGGAGCTGTTGCATCGGGAGATGGACTCGGCGGCTGAATTGCTGGTACCGCTGGATGTTTC
- a CDS encoding TetR/AcrR family transcriptional regulator, with protein sequence MSEFDSTNFQRSAQSTRERIIAAAARHFARKPLRSVPLKEIASDAGVSAPLIIKYFGSKEGLMAELIDFSQFKGTLSRAPFNELGQRMASAILTGQGMAGQSMIPLIVGSLDSEETAKVIAERFNEAIADDLIHRVEEDGPENISHETAVYRSQMVISLCVGYLVLSDTGLIDETNAPKISVEALGSCLQQIIEHG encoded by the coding sequence ATGAGTGAGTTCGATTCGACCAATTTCCAACGGAGTGCCCAGTCCACCCGCGAGCGCATTATCGCGGCTGCAGCTCGGCACTTCGCGCGCAAGCCTTTGCGAAGCGTGCCACTGAAGGAGATTGCCAGCGATGCGGGCGTTAGCGCGCCGCTCATCATCAAGTACTTCGGCTCCAAAGAAGGCCTCATGGCCGAACTGATTGACTTCAGCCAGTTCAAAGGCACGCTCAGCCGAGCTCCTTTCAATGAACTTGGCCAGCGGATGGCCAGCGCTATTTTGACTGGTCAAGGAATGGCCGGACAGTCCATGATTCCGCTGATCGTCGGATCCCTTGACTCCGAGGAAACTGCAAAAGTCATCGCCGAACGGTTCAATGAAGCTATCGCCGACGACCTGATTCACCGCGTCGAAGAAGACGGCCCAGAGAACATCAGCCACGAAACTGCTGTGTACCGCAGCCAGATGGTTATTTCCCTCTGCGTCGGATACCTAGTTCTTTCCGATACCGGTTTGATCGACGAGACCAACGCGCCGAAGATCTCAGTGGAGGCCCTGGGGAGCTGCCTGCAGCAGATTATCGAGCACGGCTAA